Proteins from a single region of Seriola aureovittata isolate HTS-2021-v1 ecotype China chromosome 9, ASM2101889v1, whole genome shotgun sequence:
- the zmynd12 gene encoding zinc finger MYND domain-containing protein 12 — MEAERQVFGTTSKIIPLAIPRGTEKLCELCQRRAHLQCDNCCVTFYCDAAHQQADWVGIHEKICQLLIPIRTPTLFSLQRTGRIEIQLKKAELIEICRSVAQSKLSEGKHQEALPAAQFCLCCSMDVHGPSTVELVPSYLLLAEANMGLGNITLVTELLSQAEWAVLKSPECGHAVHHRLHRSLGRLHTVTGNLEAALLNFANDIHFASEEYGLHSTVTCNGYFLMANVFAKQGKMPIARSLYSEVANTWHCHLTKLLKTHIQNIQNPDVLLEASYDKAWQVEVDKMFRAMVEFEQNNSRKDSAQIALVTHCLAMLWFLEGDFLKALGFGSTALQASQLIPNHDLTEPIQGLLQLVKSLQTDPHPGPD; from the exons ATGGAAGCTGAGCGTCAAGTTTTCGGGACAACATCAAAGATAATTCCTCTTGCCATACCCAGGGGAACGGAAAAGTTGTGTGAACTTTGTCAAAGACGAGCGCACCTGCAATGCGACAATTGTTGCGTCACCTTTTACTG TGATGCAGCGCACCAGCAGGCTGATTGGGTGGGGATCCATGAAAAAATCTGTCAGTTGCTTATTCCCATTCGCACCCCAACACTCTTTAGTCTCCAGCGGACTGGCCGCATTGAAATACAGCTTAAAAAG GCAGAGCTGATTGAGATTTGCAGGTCAGTGGCTCAGAGCAAACTCTCTGAGGGGAAACACCAGGAGGCTTTGCCTGCTGCCCAGTTCTGCCTGTGCTGTTCCATGGATGTCCATGGCCCCAGTACTGTCGAACTGGTCCCCTCCTACCTGCTGCTGGCAGAGGCCAACATGG GTTTGGGTAATATAACCCTAGTGACAGAGCTCCTGTCCCAGGCTGAGTGGGCAGTCTTGAAGAGCCCAGAATGTGGTCACGCAGTCCACCATCGGCTGCACAGGAGCCTAGGCCGCCTCCACACAGTGACTGGAAACCTGGAAGCAGCTCTACTTAACTTTGCAAATGAT ATACACTTTGCCAGTGAGGAGTATGGTCTGCATAGCACAGTCACTTGCAATGGCTACTTTCTCATGGCTAACGTGTTTGCCAAACAGGGGAAGATGCCCATTGCTCGTTCCTTGTACTCTGAG GTGGCAAATACTTGGCACTGCCATCTGACCAAACTCCTCAAAACCCACATCCAAAATATCCAAAATCCTGACGTGTTGTTGGAGGCCTCTTATG ACAAAGCCTGGCAAGTTGAAGTGGACAAGATGTTCAGAGCCATGGTGGAGTTTGAACAGAATAACTCCAGGAAAGACTCTGCTCAGATCGCACTGGTGACCCACTGTCTGGCCATGCTGTGGTTTCTGGAAGGAGACTTCTTAAAG GCACTGGGATTTGGCAGCACAGCCCTGCAGGCCAGCCAGCTGATACCGAACCATGACCTGACAGAGCCCATCCAGGGCCTGTTGCAGCTAGTGAAGAGTCTGCAGACAGACCCACATCCTGGTCCTGACTAG
- the LOC130174384 gene encoding epithelial membrane protein 3-like — MAYLLMFVTLLHLITLAMLFIATMEKSWWVWDGLENSDLWYNCRFDNVTGTWLCASSKETEWLQAVQVLMVLSVVFSSVSFLVFLGQLFTMSKGGLFYFTGLCQVFAGLTAFSAALIYTLHNKEILPNSKELTSGHFGYCFILAWVCVPMLLCSGVIYIHLRKKE, encoded by the exons atggcatacCTGCTTATGTTTGTGACCTTGCTGCATCTCATCACACTGGCCATGCTGTTCATTGCAACCATGGAGAAG TCCTGGTGGGTGTGGGATGGCCTGGAGAACTCAGACCTATGGTACAACTGTAGGTTTGACAATGTCACAGGAACCTGGCTTTGTGCATCCTCCAAAGAAACTG AGTGGCTTCAGGCAGTGCAGGTCCTGATGGTTCTCTCAGTGGTCTTCTCTTCAGTCTCATTCTTGGTGTTCCTGGGTCAGCTGTTCACCATGTCTAAGGGTGGACTCTTCTATTTCACTGGGCTGTGTCAAGTCTTCGCAG GCCTGACAGCATTTTCTGCAGCTCTTATCTACACATTACACAATAAGGAAATCCTTCCCAACTCCAAGGAACTGACTTCAGGACATTTTGGCTACTGCTTCATCCTGGCCTGGGTGTGTGTCCCTATGTTGCTTTGTAGCGGTGTCATATACATTCACCTGCGTAAGAAAGAGTGA